Proteins encoded within one genomic window of Saccharopolyspora pogona:
- a CDS encoding transposase codes for MQPPAAVKGHFPKDRFDIDLDARTVTCPAGHTAPIRARERHAGAANFGAACAACALAAQCTTAKTGRTITISAHEAALQAGRARQTDPAWRADYRATRPKVERKIAHLMRHRHGGRRARVRGLLKTAADFSLLAAAVNLARLGMLGIARTATGWTTTTA; via the coding sequence GTGCAGCCGCCGGCGGCGGTGAAAGGTCATTTCCCGAAGGACCGCTTCGACATCGACCTCGATGCGCGGACCGTGACCTGCCCTGCCGGGCACACCGCCCCCATCCGCGCCCGCGAGCGTCACGCCGGAGCGGCCAACTTCGGCGCCGCCTGCGCCGCCTGCGCACTGGCCGCACAGTGCACCACCGCGAAGACCGGACGCACGATCACCATCAGTGCCCACGAGGCCGCGCTACAAGCCGGGCGGGCGCGCCAAACCGATCCCGCCTGGCGGGCCGACTACCGCGCCACCCGCCCCAAAGTCGAACGCAAAATCGCTCATCTCATGCGCCACCGCCACGGCGGGCGCCGAGCCCGCGTCCGAGGACTGCTGAAAACAGCCGCCGACTTTTCACTGCTGGCCGCCGCGGTCAACCTCGCACGCCTCGGCATGCTCGGGATCGCCCGCACGGCAACCGGATGGACCACGACCACCGCCTGA
- a CDS encoding IS256 family transposase, which translates to MSSTHRRNAHRAGRSRAAGCGWTPGVVCDGLKGLPEAIAQVWPQTIVQTCIVHLLRNSFRYASRKDWSAIAKDLKPVYTAPSEQAALDRFAEFSEKWEARYPAIVRLWTNAWAEFVPFLQFDTEIRTIICTTNAIESINARIRRAVNARGHFPSEQAALKCVYLAIMSLDPTGTGRKRWSNRWKKALNAFEITFDGRLSAGLR; encoded by the coding sequence ATGTCTTCAACACACCGCAGGAATGCGCACCGTGCCGGCCGTTCGAGGGCCGCAGGTTGCGGCTGGACGCCGGGCGTGGTCTGCGACGGATTGAAGGGCCTGCCCGAGGCCATCGCGCAGGTGTGGCCGCAGACGATCGTGCAGACATGCATCGTTCACTTGCTGCGCAACAGTTTCCGTTATGCCTCCCGTAAGGACTGGAGCGCGATCGCCAAGGACCTCAAGCCGGTCTACACCGCGCCCTCGGAGCAAGCGGCGCTGGACCGGTTCGCCGAGTTCAGCGAAAAGTGGGAGGCCCGGTACCCGGCGATCGTGCGGCTGTGGACCAACGCGTGGGCGGAGTTCGTGCCGTTTTTGCAGTTCGACACCGAGATCCGCACGATCATCTGCACGACCAACGCCATCGAGAGCATCAACGCGCGCATCCGCCGCGCGGTGAACGCTCGCGGCCACTTCCCCAGCGAGCAGGCTGCCTTGAAGTGCGTCTATCTCGCAATCATGAGTCTTGATCCCACCGGGACGGGCCGCAAGCGCTGGTCCAACCGCTGGAAGAAGGCCCTCAACGCCTTCGAGATCACCTTCGACGGACGCCTGTCCGCCGGACTCCGATAA